CGAGCCCGCGCTGGAACTTAACGACTTGCTCCGTACCGATCTCAGCGGTCGAGGAATTATTAACATACTTGTCGCAGACAAACTCATCCTGAGGCCACGATTATATTCGAGTTTTCTTCTCTGGCTGCTGTCGGAACTCTTCGAGAACCTGCCCGAGGTGGGCGATCTCGACAAGCCCAGGCTGGTGTTCTTCTTCGATGAGGCTCATCTGTTATTTGATGACGCGCCTCCAACGTTGCGTCAACGGGTGGAACAGGTCGTGCGAATCATCCGCTCCAAGGGAGTTGGTGTGTATTTCTGCTCTCAGTTCCCTGACGATGTGCCCAATGAAATTCTGGGTCAGTTGGGTAACCGTATCCAGCACGCGCTTAGGGCTTACACTCCGCGCGACCAGAAGGCGGTTAGAACCGCCGCGGAAACCTTCGTAGCTAACCCCAAACTTAATGTTGCCGAAGCCATATCGCAGCTCGGTGTCGGCGAAGCGCTGGTTTCCACACTCCAGGAGAAGGGGATTCCCATGCCGGTGGAGCGCACAATAATCTGCCCACCGCGTTGCCGGATGGGGGCGGCAATACCGGAAGAACGTGCCGCTGTACGGTCGCGCAGCCCTGTAGCAGGTAAATACGATACAACAATAAACCGCGAGTCCGCGTACGAAATCCTCACCCGGCGGACCTTGGAAAAGGAAGCAGCCGTAGCACAAAAGGATCACTCGGAGGTGGAAAAATCGCCTGAAGGTCGGGGGAAGTTCGGCGATTGGATGTGGGGTACAAAACGCCGACAAGGCATGGTGGAAACGTTGGCGAAACAGACTGCGCGCACCGTAGGAAGCCAGATCGGCCGACAGATTTTAAGGGGATTGCTTGGCGGCATAATGGGCCGTCGCTAAACCTGAGCTGATTCTCTGCTGCCGGCAGTGACCTCTTGGAAGGTGTAATTTTTACAGCGCCCCACATGAAGTAACAGGAGATGAAAAAATGGATACAGTGCTAATCGCTATTGTCACAGGAGTTATCCTGGGTGTTGCGGGATCGATTATAGTAAAGAAGGTCTTCGGCAGGAAGGCCTCCGGCAGGGGCGCAAAAGAAGACCAGATCTACGCCTTTGTGGAGAACATGAAATCTGTCGGCGAGTTGGTGGTTTTCAAGGCATTTACAAAAGAGATCGTTACGACGGCTGACAACTGGCTTGGCAAGGTGGGAAAGAACTATCTTACCTGGCTCATGTCCAATATGAAGATGGCCATGGTTTTTCAGTTCGAAATAAATTTCTTGTATGACCTGAAAAGCCCTGATTTCAGAGTGACCGAC
This DNA window, taken from Syntrophobacterales bacterium, encodes the following:
- a CDS encoding DUF853 domain-containing protein — encoded protein: MNEILVGKGEQPVNLLAKYGNRHGLIAGATGTGKTISLMVLAEGFSRMGVPVFMADVKGDVSGLAMAGINSEKIRQRVAQIGMTGYTNEANPVLFWDVLGNAGHPVRTTISEIGPSLLGRMLEINDTQAGMLEIAFKLADDQGLLLLDLDDLRALLGFVADNRKDISKKYGLVSAQSVAAIQRSLLALERQGGKVLFGEPALELNDLLRTDLSGRGIINILVADKLILRPRLYSSFLLWLLSELFENLPEVGDLDKPRLVFFFDEAHLLFDDAPPTLRQRVEQVVRIIRSKGVGVYFCSQFPDDVPNEILGQLGNRIQHALRAYTPRDQKAVRTAAETFVANPKLNVAEAISQLGVGEALVSTLQEKGIPMPVERTIICPPRCRMGAAIPEERAAVRSRSPVAGKYDTTINRESAYEILTRRTLEKEAAVAQKDHSEVEKSPEGRGKFGDWMWGTKRRQGMVETLAKQTARTVGSQIGRQILRGLLGGIMGRR